The nucleotide sequence CAGAAGCCGCAGCTGGACAGCTCGCGGGAGTAGCCCTCGACCATCACCCAGTCCCCGCAGTTGGGCACCCCACCCGGGTGTGGCGGGGCCGCCCGGCCGGAGAAACGGGTGCAGGCGAGGTCCATGCCACCCCAGAAGAAGTGCACCGGGCTGACCTTGCCCACGAAGTGCGACCGGAACTCGCCGATCACCCGGTTCGCCTGCAGCAGCTGGCGCCAGAACAGGGTGACGGCCTCGCCGTCGTAGGAATCGTGGGTGTGGTCGGAGGCGAACGGGATCGCCGGATCGACTTCGTTGGGGTGCGGCCGGATCGTGGCCTCGATGCCGAGCTCGCCGAGCGCGGCCATGACCTGCGCATAGAACTCGGCGACCGGCATCGGCCGGAGCGGGACGGTCCGGGTGCCGCTCTCGCTGCTGCGGATCTCGAGCCGGTGGTCGATGAAGTCGAACTCGATCTCGAAGGCCCCGGTGCCGTACGGGACGGCCGACGTCGTCAGCCCGCGCGGGGTCACGTAGAGGGCG is from Pseudonocardia autotrophica and encodes:
- a CDS encoding DUF5996 family protein, with amino-acid sequence MTTSTTAWPSLRVSDWTPTRDTLHMWTQIVGKIRMAHAPLVNHWWQVALYVTPRGLTTSAVPYGTGAFEIEFDFIDHRLEIRSSESGTRTVPLRPMPVAEFYAQVMAALGELGIEATIRPHPNEVDPAIPFASDHTHDSYDGEAVTLFWRQLLQANRVIGEFRSHFVGKVSPVHFFWGGMDLACTRFSGRAAPPHPGGVPNCGDWVMVEGYSRELSSCGFWPGGGEEGAFYSYAYPGPDGFAEAPIAPDGAFFSSEFQQFLLPYEVARAAPDPDRAVAEFLRTSYEAAADLGHWDRIALEDNPRRWHRTPDA